In a genomic window of Streptomyces sp. NBC_01142:
- a CDS encoding amino acid ABC transporter permease, which translates to MFDFLEGYDLLGAFWATVQLTFYSAIGSLVWGTLLAAMRVSPVPLMRGFGTVYINVVRNIPLTVIIVFTSLGLFQTLGVNLGATAFESINFRLAVLGMSAYTAAFVCEALRSGINTVPIGQTEAARAIGLSFPQVLWLIVLPQAFRSVVGPLANVLIALTKNTTVAAAIGVAEAALLMREMIENEAQLILISAIFAVGFICLTLPTGLFLGWVSKKVAVKR; encoded by the coding sequence GTGTTCGACTTTCTCGAGGGTTATGACCTGTTGGGGGCCTTCTGGGCGACGGTGCAGCTCACCTTCTATTCCGCCATCGGCTCCCTGGTCTGGGGAACGCTCCTTGCTGCCATGCGGGTCAGCCCCGTGCCCCTCATGCGAGGCTTCGGCACCGTCTATATCAACGTGGTGCGGAACATCCCGCTCACGGTGATCATTGTGTTCACCTCGCTGGGCCTCTTCCAGACACTCGGTGTCAACCTCGGCGCGACCGCCTTCGAGAGCATTAACTTCAGGCTCGCCGTGCTCGGCATGAGCGCCTATACCGCCGCGTTCGTGTGCGAAGCGCTGCGGTCCGGCATCAACACGGTGCCCATCGGCCAGACGGAGGCTGCGCGCGCCATCGGCTTGAGCTTCCCCCAGGTGCTGTGGCTCATCGTCCTCCCGCAGGCCTTCCGCTCTGTGGTGGGTCCGCTGGCGAACGTACTGATCGCACTGACCAAGAACACCACAGTGGCGGCCGCGATCGGTGTCGCGGAGGCGGCGCTGCTGATGCGGGAAATGATCGAGAACGAGGCTCAGCTCATTCTCATCTCCGCCATCTTCGCGGTCGGATTCATCTGCCTCACCCTCCCGACCGGACTGTTCCTCGGCTGGGTCAGCAAGAAGGTGGCGGTGAAGCGGTGA
- a CDS encoding maleylpyruvate isomerase family mycothiol-dependent enzyme → MDYVPQFHREILAFEAAVRRAAQSDSAPMVPSCPEWSVSDLAAHLGGVHRFVSRIIEDRLLEPPDTTDLTLFALPADLQGWPVPANAPNRGPVPVCLTDWFADGARALASLFRDCDPGERVWTWSREQTTGFWLRMQTIEAAVHRWDAENAVGAAQPVEAELAADAVGQTFEVMAPARRADKNAPPASGERFRISQSDGPGIWTAEFEGDGVRLTASAEPCDVEVTGTASDLMLYLWHRIPADRLEVAGDRELFDRYFTLVPPM, encoded by the coding sequence ATGGACTACGTGCCCCAGTTCCATCGGGAGATCCTGGCGTTCGAGGCCGCGGTCCGTCGGGCGGCCCAATCCGACAGTGCGCCCATGGTCCCCTCCTGCCCCGAGTGGTCGGTGTCCGATCTGGCCGCGCACCTGGGCGGGGTGCACCGTTTCGTGAGCCGCATCATCGAGGACCGGCTCCTGGAGCCGCCGGACACCACCGATCTCACCCTGTTCGCGCTCCCCGCAGACCTCCAGGGCTGGCCGGTACCGGCGAACGCACCGAATCGTGGACCGGTGCCGGTGTGCCTGACCGACTGGTTCGCGGACGGGGCCCGTGCGCTGGCGTCACTGTTCAGAGACTGCGATCCGGGCGAGAGGGTGTGGACGTGGTCGCGGGAGCAGACCACAGGGTTCTGGTTGCGCATGCAGACCATCGAGGCTGCCGTGCACCGCTGGGACGCAGAGAACGCGGTCGGAGCGGCCCAGCCGGTCGAGGCTGAACTCGCAGCGGATGCCGTCGGCCAGACGTTCGAGGTCATGGCGCCGGCCAGGCGGGCCGACAAGAACGCCCCGCCCGCATCGGGCGAGCGGTTCCGGATCAGCCAGAGCGACGGCCCGGGCATCTGGACGGCGGAATTCGAAGGCGATGGCGTCCGGCTCACCGCGAGTGCCGAACCCTGCGACGTCGAGGTGACCGGTACGGCGTCGGACCTGATGCTGTACCTCTGGCACCGGATCCCCGCAGACCGGCTCGAGGTAGCAGGCGACCGGGAGTTGTTCGACCGCTACTTCACCCTCGTCCCGCCCATGTGA
- a CDS encoding glutamate ABC transporter substrate-binding protein yields the protein MKLRKVTAAAAAAFALSLTATACGSDDGNGSGSGSGDDKITVGIKFDQPGIGLKTPDGKYTGFDVDVATYVARQLGYKPGDIEWKEAKSADRETLLQRGDVDFIAASYSINDERQKKVDFAGPYLLAHQDVLVRSDDDSITKPADLNNKRLCSVTGSTSAQNVKTKLAPQAELQEYGGYSECLTGLENKAVDALTTDDSILAGYAAQDQFKGKFKLGGFKMSNENYGIGVQKGSELKAKINTALEKMVSDGTWDAYVKKNFGPADYKNEPAPKIGVVVS from the coding sequence ATGAAGCTTCGCAAGGTCACCGCCGCGGCCGCCGCTGCGTTCGCGCTGTCCCTGACCGCCACGGCCTGCGGCTCCGACGACGGCAACGGCAGCGGTTCGGGCAGTGGCGACGACAAGATCACCGTCGGCATCAAGTTCGACCAGCCGGGCATCGGCCTGAAGACCCCGGACGGCAAGTACACCGGCTTCGACGTCGACGTGGCGACCTATGTCGCCAGACAGCTCGGCTACAAGCCGGGCGACATCGAGTGGAAGGAAGCCAAGAGCGCCGACCGCGAGACGCTGCTCCAGCGCGGCGATGTCGACTTCATCGCGGCCTCCTACTCGATCAACGACGAGCGCCAGAAGAAGGTCGACTTCGCCGGTCCTTATCTCCTGGCGCACCAGGACGTCCTGGTCCGTTCGGACGACGACTCCATCACCAAGCCCGCGGACCTGAACAACAAGAGGCTCTGCTCGGTCACCGGGTCCACTTCCGCGCAGAACGTCAAGACGAAGCTCGCGCCGCAGGCTGAGCTGCAGGAGTACGGCGGCTACTCCGAGTGCCTCACCGGCCTGGAGAACAAGGCTGTCGACGCCCTGACCACCGATGACTCGATCCTCGCCGGCTATGCCGCGCAGGATCAGTTCAAGGGCAAGTTCAAGCTGGGTGGCTTCAAGATGAGCAACGAGAACTACGGCATCGGAGTCCAGAAGGGCAGCGAACTCAAGGCCAAGATCAACACTGCCCTGGAGAAGATGGTCTCCGACGGCACGTGGGACGCCTATGTGAAGAAGAACTTCGGCCCGGCCGATTACAAGAACGAGCCCGCCCCGAAGATCGGCGTCGTCGTCAGCTGA
- a CDS encoding sensor histidine kinase codes for MPAIPHLPLPRGARVAGEALTWCGAIAYPVILHVTMRGSRQGFSAPMLLLVAVLTVLTASLLRHRPLSALALLLAGGFATASARGMLEVGFLQVLISDLAVGYIAATRPRRTSLTAAIVALGAQAASALYLPSGQGAYVQTLAFIVVALAAAWTAGDSIRERREHAKALYSQATAQAVTAERLRIARELHDMIAHSVGVIAIQAGVGRRVIDTQPDEARNALAAIEATSKETLAGLGRTLGALRRADAGARANPAPRDPAPGLDDLDRLAASAKGAGIRVDIRWLGERRPLPADIELAAYRIVQESLTNVARHAGTRDCHVTVDYRAGELSIEVENGGRSGLVPGTGGATGWGIVGMRERIALLRGQFTAGPRPGGGFRVAARLPLPEGVHLP; via the coding sequence ATGCCCGCCATCCCACATCTACCGCTGCCGAGGGGCGCTCGCGTCGCGGGGGAGGCTCTGACCTGGTGCGGAGCCATCGCGTACCCGGTGATTCTCCACGTCACGATGCGTGGCAGCCGGCAGGGCTTCTCTGCCCCGATGCTCCTGTTGGTGGCCGTCCTCACGGTGCTGACGGCTAGTCTGCTGCGACACAGACCGCTGTCGGCACTTGCGCTGCTGCTCGCCGGCGGGTTCGCCACAGCGTCGGCGAGGGGCATGCTGGAGGTCGGTTTCCTGCAGGTGCTGATCAGCGACCTCGCTGTCGGCTACATTGCGGCCACACGCCCGCGCCGCACCTCGCTCACCGCCGCCATCGTGGCGCTCGGCGCGCAAGCGGCATCCGCGCTCTACCTTCCGTCCGGGCAGGGCGCGTACGTCCAGACGCTTGCCTTCATCGTGGTGGCCCTCGCCGCCGCATGGACGGCCGGTGATTCGATCCGCGAGCGCCGGGAGCACGCCAAGGCGTTGTATTCCCAGGCCACGGCTCAGGCCGTCACCGCGGAACGGCTTCGGATCGCACGCGAACTGCACGACATGATCGCGCACAGCGTCGGCGTCATCGCCATCCAGGCCGGCGTCGGCAGACGGGTCATCGACACGCAGCCGGACGAGGCCCGCAACGCGCTCGCCGCCATCGAGGCCACCAGCAAGGAGACCCTGGCCGGTCTGGGGCGGACGTTGGGCGCACTGCGCCGCGCCGATGCGGGCGCCCGGGCGAATCCCGCGCCTCGTGATCCGGCACCGGGCCTGGACGATCTTGACCGCCTGGCCGCATCGGCGAAAGGCGCCGGTATCCGTGTCGACATACGGTGGCTCGGCGAGCGACGGCCGCTGCCCGCCGACATCGAGCTGGCCGCCTACCGGATCGTTCAGGAGTCACTCACCAACGTCGCACGCCACGCCGGCACCCGCGACTGCCACGTCACCGTCGACTACCGGGCCGGTGAGCTGTCCATCGAGGTCGAGAACGGCGGTCGCAGTGGCCTCGTTCCGGGTACTGGCGGCGCCACCGGTTGGGGCATCGTCGGAATGCGCGAGCGTATCGCCCTGCTGCGCGGCCAGTTCACGGCCGGTCCGCGTCCCGGAGGCGGCTTCCGTGTGGCGGCCCGGCTTCCCCTGCCCGAAGGAGTCCACCTTCCATGA
- a CDS encoding SpoIIE family protein phosphatase encodes MTGSVTLISESPEDPFSVARAVSVVLDRRGSVVGWSDRARELLGYTAEEVLGRLAAELLVDRRDRDVVREAASACVRNSGWFGILPVRGHDGRRLGFGVRARRVARADRTAEWYLVGAPAEEVAQWEIDRSVMDGMFRRSPIGLSVHNPGLEILRVNRAIAHLGGIPSEHARGHRIGDFLVRADAEVIENRLTEVLETGTPMISTEQLCRTRRDPHRERLVAVSAFRMEDSAGATLGVTQLVEDVTDRHRARRRLAMLNEASALIGTTLDVVTTATELVEVAVPGLADCVTVDLFESLSLGEEPEPGAIGALRRVALKTVSPTAENLLYPVGSLRSLPVDTPQGRCLSSGRPVLEADFDPSDAASGLDPERAEHARTRGVHSLMVVPLTARGLVLGLLSLWRHRLPEPFEDDDLTLAGEFATRAALSIDNARRYTQQRRTALALQRRLLPSGFPDHPAVVVAHRYLPAGGAAGVGGDWFDVIPLSGARVALVVGDVVGHGINAAATMGRLRTAIHTLADLDLEPDEVISHLDDLVTRLAGEQESDSEISPGEQVVGATCLYAVYDPVSRLCSLARAGHPPPAVVTPDGDVSLPDLPAGPPLGLGGLPFEAAELELPEGSVLALYTNGLVEGDEHDMEAGLSHLCAALAGTGRPLEETSQAVVDALLPARPSDDVALLLAQTRTLASEQVATWELPAEPTAPARARRLTAEQLTEWGLEEMIFTTELIVSELVTNAYRYAGGPVTLRLIRLHRLICEVSDPSSTSPHLRRARSTDEGGRGLLLVAQLTARWGTRHAHEGKTVWTEQELPSPPPDVAKARR; translated from the coding sequence ATGACCGGATCCGTGACCCTGATCAGTGAGAGCCCGGAGGACCCGTTCTCGGTGGCTCGCGCCGTCTCCGTCGTGCTGGACCGCCGCGGCTCGGTGGTCGGCTGGAGCGACCGTGCTCGTGAGCTGCTGGGATATACGGCCGAGGAGGTTCTTGGCCGGCTCGCTGCCGAGCTTCTCGTGGATCGCCGCGACCGCGACGTCGTACGGGAGGCCGCCTCTGCCTGCGTCAGGAACAGCGGCTGGTTCGGGATCCTGCCTGTCCGGGGCCACGACGGGCGAAGGCTCGGTTTCGGCGTCCGTGCCCGGCGCGTGGCCAGGGCCGACCGGACCGCCGAGTGGTATCTGGTGGGTGCGCCGGCCGAGGAGGTCGCCCAGTGGGAAATCGACCGGTCGGTCATGGACGGGATGTTCCGCCGGTCGCCGATCGGCCTCTCCGTGCACAACCCGGGGCTGGAGATCCTGCGGGTCAACCGGGCGATCGCGCACCTCGGCGGGATCCCGAGCGAGCATGCGCGCGGCCACCGTATCGGCGACTTCCTTGTCCGTGCGGACGCGGAGGTGATCGAGAACCGGCTGACAGAGGTGCTGGAGACCGGGACTCCGATGATCTCCACGGAGCAGTTGTGCCGGACGCGCCGCGACCCCCATCGTGAGCGGCTCGTCGCCGTTTCCGCGTTCCGCATGGAAGACTCCGCCGGCGCGACGCTGGGTGTGACCCAGCTCGTCGAAGATGTCACCGACCGGCATCGGGCACGCCGCCGACTGGCGATGCTCAACGAGGCGAGTGCCCTCATCGGGACCACGCTGGACGTGGTGACCACCGCGACGGAACTCGTCGAGGTCGCGGTTCCAGGCCTCGCCGACTGCGTAACGGTCGATCTCTTCGAGTCGCTCAGCCTGGGTGAGGAGCCCGAGCCGGGCGCGATCGGTGCTCTCCGCAGAGTGGCACTCAAGACGGTCTCGCCGACGGCGGAGAACCTGCTGTACCCGGTGGGCTCACTCAGGTCGCTCCCCGTGGACACACCACAGGGGCGGTGTCTTTCCAGCGGGCGCCCCGTTCTGGAAGCCGACTTCGACCCGTCGGACGCGGCGTCCGGCCTCGACCCGGAAAGGGCCGAGCATGCGCGTACCCGTGGCGTCCACTCCCTGATGGTGGTTCCGCTGACCGCCCGCGGTCTCGTCCTGGGCCTCCTCAGCCTGTGGCGGCACCGGCTTCCCGAACCGTTCGAGGACGACGACCTCACTCTGGCCGGTGAGTTCGCCACTCGCGCCGCGCTCTCCATCGACAATGCCCGCCGCTACACCCAGCAGCGTCGCACCGCTCTGGCCCTGCAACGCCGGTTGCTGCCGAGTGGTTTTCCCGATCACCCGGCGGTCGTCGTCGCCCATCGCTACCTGCCGGCCGGCGGCGCCGCAGGAGTGGGCGGCGACTGGTTCGACGTCATTCCGCTCTCCGGGGCTCGGGTCGCCCTTGTCGTCGGCGATGTGGTCGGTCACGGCATCAACGCAGCGGCCACGATGGGCCGGCTGCGTACCGCGATCCACACACTGGCCGACCTCGATCTCGAGCCAGACGAGGTGATCTCCCACCTCGACGATCTGGTGACGCGGCTGGCCGGCGAACAGGAGTCCGACAGCGAGATTTCCCCGGGCGAACAGGTAGTGGGCGCCACCTGCCTCTACGCCGTGTACGACCCCGTGTCCCGGCTCTGCTCCCTAGCTCGCGCCGGCCACCCCCCTCCGGCGGTGGTGACACCGGACGGAGACGTGAGTCTCCCCGACCTCCCTGCCGGTCCACCACTGGGCCTGGGCGGGCTGCCGTTCGAAGCCGCCGAACTGGAGCTTCCCGAAGGCAGCGTGCTGGCCCTCTACACCAACGGGCTCGTCGAGGGCGACGAACACGACATGGAAGCCGGGCTCTCTCACCTTTGCGCCGCGCTGGCCGGTACGGGCCGGCCGTTGGAGGAGACTTCGCAGGCAGTGGTCGACGCGTTGCTGCCTGCCCGGCCGTCCGACGACGTCGCTCTCCTGCTGGCCCAGACCCGCACGCTGGCCTCGGAGCAGGTGGCAACCTGGGAGCTGCCGGCAGAGCCCACCGCACCGGCTCGAGCCCGGCGACTGACCGCCGAGCAGCTCACCGAGTGGGGACTCGAAGAGATGATCTTCACCACGGAGTTGATCGTCAGCGAACTCGTCACCAACGCCTACCGCTATGCCGGCGGGCCCGTGACCCTGCGGCTCATCCGCCTCCACCGCCTCATCTGCGAGGTCTCCGACCCCAGTAGTACCTCCCCCCACCTTCGGCGCGCCCGCAGTACCGACGAGGGCGGCCGAGGTCTGCTGCTCGTCGCCCAGCTGACAGCGCGTTGGGGCACGCGACACGCCCACGAGGGAAAGACCGTCTGGACCGAGCAGGAGCTGCCCTCCCCTCCGCCGGACGTCGCGAAGGCACGGCGCTGA
- a CDS encoding ABC transporter ATP-binding protein: MIEVNELTKRYGKTTAVSGLTFTVRPGHVTGFLGPNGAGKSTTLRMLLGLNQPTSGTATIDGLPFRARPRGLRHVGALLDAHDVHGGRTAVGYLSALARSNGIPRRRADEVLREVGLDGAARRRIGGFSLGMKQRLGIAGALLGDPPVLLFDEPINGLDPEGVLWVRGLFRRLAAEGRTVFVSSHLMSEMEQTAEHLIVIGRGELIAAESVTEFAARGARLSVSVRTPDPAALTAVLAAEGASVHSDGPEGAKELKVTGLSADRVGELALQHRVVLQELATRTSSLEEAFMELTADSVEYPAGEPQ, encoded by the coding sequence GTGATCGAAGTCAACGAACTGACCAAGCGATACGGAAAGACCACGGCCGTGAGCGGTCTGACCTTCACCGTCCGACCCGGCCACGTGACCGGGTTCCTCGGCCCGAACGGCGCCGGCAAGAGCACCACCCTGCGGATGCTCCTCGGCTTGAACCAGCCCACCAGCGGTACCGCCACCATCGACGGTCTCCCTTTCCGGGCCCGCCCGCGCGGGCTCCGCCACGTCGGCGCGCTCCTCGACGCCCACGACGTACACGGAGGCCGGACCGCTGTGGGGTACCTGTCGGCCCTGGCCCGCAGTAACGGCATTCCGCGGCGCCGGGCGGACGAGGTCCTGCGCGAGGTGGGGCTGGACGGTGCGGCCCGCCGCCGTATCGGCGGGTTCTCCCTCGGTATGAAGCAGCGGCTCGGCATCGCCGGCGCACTGCTCGGCGACCCACCCGTGCTGCTGTTCGACGAGCCGATCAACGGCCTGGACCCGGAGGGGGTGCTGTGGGTACGCGGCCTGTTCCGGCGGCTGGCCGCCGAGGGACGCACCGTGTTCGTCTCCAGCCATCTGATGAGCGAGATGGAGCAGACGGCCGAGCACCTCATCGTCATCGGCAGGGGCGAGTTGATCGCCGCGGAGAGCGTGACGGAGTTCGCGGCCCGCGGCGCCCGTCTGAGCGTCTCCGTGCGCACCCCGGACCCCGCTGCGCTTACGGCGGTGCTGGCCGCCGAGGGCGCCTCGGTTCACTCCGACGGCCCGGAAGGAGCGAAGGAGCTCAAGGTGACTGGCCTGAGCGCGGACCGCGTCGGCGAACTCGCCCTCCAGCACCGCGTCGTGCTGCAGGAACTGGCCACGCGTACCTCCTCTCTGGAGGAGGCCTTCATGGAACTCACCGCCGACAGCGTCGAATACCCCGCAGGAGAACCCCAATGA
- a CDS encoding amino acid ABC transporter ATP-binding protein, translating to MSEAVVTKGDTQPGAHDALVVLKDVNKHFGALHVLQDIDLTIVRGEVVVVIGPSGSGKSTLCRAINRLETIDSGEIAIDGKALPAEGRELAALRADVGMVFQSFNLFAHKTVLQNVTLGQIKVRKKDKKAAEERARSLLDRVGVADQADKYPAQLSGGQQQRVAIARALAMDPKVMLFDEPTSALDPEMINEVLEVMQQLARDGMTMAVVTHEMGFARSAANRVVFMADGRIVEETTPDQFFSNPRSDRARDFLSKILRH from the coding sequence ATGAGCGAAGCGGTGGTAACCAAGGGAGATACCCAGCCAGGCGCGCACGATGCCCTGGTCGTGCTGAAGGACGTCAACAAGCACTTCGGCGCGCTGCATGTGCTCCAGGACATCGACCTGACCATCGTCCGTGGCGAGGTCGTGGTTGTCATCGGCCCGTCCGGGTCCGGGAAGTCCACACTGTGCCGGGCCATCAATCGTCTGGAGACCATCGACTCGGGCGAGATCGCCATCGACGGCAAGGCGCTGCCCGCCGAGGGCCGCGAGCTGGCCGCACTGCGGGCCGATGTGGGCATGGTCTTCCAGTCCTTCAACCTCTTCGCGCACAAGACGGTGCTGCAGAACGTGACGCTGGGCCAGATCAAGGTCCGTAAGAAGGACAAGAAGGCGGCCGAGGAACGGGCGCGCTCGTTGCTCGACCGGGTGGGGGTCGCCGATCAGGCGGACAAGTACCCCGCGCAGCTTTCCGGCGGACAGCAGCAGCGCGTGGCCATCGCCAGAGCGCTCGCCATGGACCCGAAAGTCATGCTCTTCGACGAGCCGACCTCGGCCCTCGACCCCGAGATGATCAACGAGGTACTGGAGGTCATGCAGCAGCTCGCCCGCGACGGAATGACCATGGCCGTCGTCACCCACGAGATGGGATTCGCCCGTTCGGCCGCCAACCGTGTGGTGTTCATGGCGGACGGCAGGATCGTGGAGGAGACGACGCCCGACCAGTTCTTCAGCAACCCGCGCAGCGACCGCGCCAGGGACTTCCTCTCGAAGATCCTTCGCCACTGA
- a CDS encoding nucleoside hydrolase, with product MPVPIIIDCDPGHDDPLAIMLAAGDPAIDLLAITTVAGNQTVEKTTLNARRVCTVAGITGVPIAAGCAQPLVQPLLVADDVHGDSGLDGPQFAQPTVDTVPEHAVDLMYRILTEHPEPVTLIPTAPLTNIALLLTRYPDSAAHIREIVLMGGSTGRGNRTPAAEFNIYVDPEAADIVFRSGVPVTMCGLNVTHQALATPEVLARLEGLGTELGRTCAQLMTFFASTYRRLWGFASPPLHDPVAVARVIDPAIVHCVDASVAVELHGQHTRGATVVDLHQYLGRPVNARVAVTLERELFWDRVISAVEELGKRTA from the coding sequence GTGCCTGTCCCGATCATCATTGACTGCGATCCCGGGCACGACGATCCCCTCGCCATCATGCTCGCGGCGGGAGATCCGGCGATCGACCTGCTCGCCATCACGACGGTCGCCGGCAATCAGACGGTCGAGAAGACCACCCTGAACGCGCGCCGGGTCTGCACCGTCGCGGGAATCACGGGAGTTCCGATCGCGGCCGGATGCGCACAGCCGCTCGTCCAGCCCCTGCTCGTGGCGGACGACGTCCACGGGGACTCCGGCCTGGACGGGCCGCAGTTCGCACAACCCACAGTGGATACGGTCCCCGAGCACGCGGTGGATCTGATGTACCGGATCCTGACCGAACATCCGGAACCCGTCACTCTCATCCCGACAGCGCCGCTGACCAACATCGCCCTGCTGCTGACCCGGTACCCCGACAGTGCCGCACACATCCGCGAGATCGTGCTCATGGGCGGCTCCACCGGACGCGGCAACAGGACCCCGGCCGCCGAATTCAACATCTACGTCGACCCCGAAGCCGCGGACATCGTCTTCCGCAGCGGAGTTCCGGTCACCATGTGCGGGCTCAACGTCACCCACCAGGCACTCGCCACGCCCGAAGTCCTGGCCCGCCTCGAAGGACTCGGCACCGAACTCGGGCGGACGTGCGCCCAGTTGATGACGTTCTTCGCATCCACCTACCGGCGGCTGTGGGGCTTCGCATCGCCGCCGCTCCATGATCCTGTCGCGGTCGCCCGGGTCATCGACCCGGCCATCGTGCACTGTGTCGACGCGAGCGTGGCGGTCGAACTGCACGGACAGCACACGCGTGGGGCGACAGTGGTGGACCTGCACCAGTACCTCGGCCGGCCCGTGAACGCGCGAGTCGCAGTGACCCTGGAACGCGAACTTTTCTGGGACCGGGTGATCTCGGCCGTCGAAGAGCTCGGAAAACGTACGGCCTGA
- a CDS encoding ABC transporter permease subunit codes for MTPIHSAPTQTAAASTAARARFRDLLAAEWIKLWSLRSTPWAFGISALAIIGINVNAAIADYNNYPNYPQGTKDLFVPIWAMRDAFTVGAGMVLMLAAGSIGALTLVSEYSTGQIRTTFAAVPARRSVVAAKLAVVTAIMLVYGAFVAAASFGVTQAILSGRHIGLPLDYPGSLRATAASALLAPVCALIGMGLGALIRHTATSIVTITGVLLLLPSLINNRNEWSAALLHALPRGAWDRLTEVGDSPVPVLYPATITEAWIVYAAWPLAAAAIATVVVHRRDL; via the coding sequence ATGACCCCGATCCACTCGGCGCCCACGCAGACGGCGGCCGCATCCACCGCCGCACGCGCCCGCTTCCGCGACCTCCTCGCCGCCGAATGGATCAAGCTGTGGTCGCTGCGCTCCACACCCTGGGCCTTCGGGATCAGCGCGTTGGCCATCATCGGCATCAACGTGAACGCCGCCATCGCCGACTACAACAACTATCCGAACTATCCCCAAGGCACCAAGGACCTCTTCGTGCCGATCTGGGCGATGCGGGACGCCTTCACCGTCGGCGCCGGCATGGTCCTCATGCTTGCCGCCGGCAGTATCGGGGCACTCACGCTCGTCAGCGAGTACAGCACCGGACAGATCCGTACGACCTTCGCTGCCGTCCCCGCTCGCCGCTCGGTGGTGGCAGCCAAGCTGGCCGTCGTGACAGCGATCATGCTCGTCTACGGTGCATTCGTCGCGGCCGCCTCTTTCGGCGTGACGCAGGCCATCCTGTCCGGGCGGCACATCGGTCTCCCGCTCGACTACCCCGGCTCGCTCCGCGCCACTGCGGCATCCGCCCTGCTCGCGCCGGTGTGCGCGCTCATCGGCATGGGCCTCGGCGCGCTCATCCGGCACACCGCGACCAGCATCGTCACGATCACCGGCGTCCTCCTGCTGCTGCCCTCCCTGATCAACAACCGTAACGAATGGTCGGCGGCCCTCCTCCACGCCCTGCCCCGAGGCGCCTGGGATCGGCTGACCGAGGTGGGCGACTCGCCTGTGCCGGTGCTCTACCCAGCGACGATCACCGAGGCGTGGATCGTGTACGCGGCCTGGCCACTCGCCGCCGCAGCGATCGCCACTGTCGTCGTCCACCGGCGTGACCTGTGA
- a CDS encoding response regulator transcription factor, which produces MTIRVVLADDQPLVRSGLRVLMAGTHDIHVAGEAATGTEALQLVGDVQPDVVVMDIRMPGMDGIEATRMITADSTTTRVLILTTFEDDDYVYAALRSGASGFLVKNMDLDDILTAIRVVAAGDALIAPSVTRRLIEEFAARPEPTPRPRPVEGITEREREVLTLIGRGMSNSEIAARLCISVATAKAHVARLLSKLNARDRVHLVILAYETGLVTPPPTSPSLR; this is translated from the coding sequence ATGACGATCCGCGTCGTGCTCGCCGACGATCAGCCGCTGGTACGTTCCGGCCTGCGCGTGCTGATGGCCGGCACCCACGACATCCATGTCGCCGGAGAGGCCGCGACGGGCACCGAAGCACTCCAGCTCGTGGGGGATGTCCAGCCCGACGTGGTGGTGATGGACATCCGCATGCCCGGAATGGACGGCATCGAGGCCACCCGGATGATCACGGCAGACTCCACGACGACACGGGTCCTGATCCTCACCACTTTCGAGGACGACGACTACGTCTACGCCGCTCTGCGCTCCGGTGCGAGCGGATTCCTCGTCAAGAACATGGATCTGGACGACATCCTTACCGCGATCCGCGTGGTCGCCGCGGGAGACGCCCTGATCGCGCCGAGCGTCACCCGCCGTCTGATCGAGGAGTTCGCCGCCCGCCCCGAACCCACCCCCCGGCCACGCCCAGTCGAGGGCATCACCGAGCGGGAGCGCGAGGTACTGACACTCATCGGACGCGGCATGTCCAACAGCGAGATCGCCGCCCGGCTCTGCATCAGTGTGGCCACTGCCAAGGCACACGTGGCACGACTGCTGTCCAAACTCAATGCCCGCGACCGGGTCCACCTCGTCATCCTCGCCTACGAAACAGGCTTGGTCACACCGCCACCCACCTCGCCCTCGCTTCGGTGA
- a CDS encoding cupin domain-containing protein, with the protein MNETKNSQNRPHQPLLTRAATAERLSDAPGSLITLLADSDTTGGALTVNSARFEKGAAGAPVHFHTRATEFFFVLDGSLQVLVGEEVLTLTKGDFLAVPPHTPHAFAPALDSTAEVLVGFTPGMDRFDYYRLLGRVHDGEATVQDIKDSSEQYDNHYAESRVWRERNADV; encoded by the coding sequence ATGAACGAGACGAAGAACTCCCAGAACCGCCCCCACCAGCCGCTTCTCACCCGGGCCGCCACCGCCGAGCGGCTGTCCGACGCCCCCGGCAGCCTGATCACCCTCCTCGCCGACTCGGACACCACGGGCGGAGCGCTCACGGTCAACAGCGCGCGCTTCGAGAAAGGAGCAGCCGGGGCTCCGGTGCACTTCCACACCCGTGCCACGGAGTTCTTCTTCGTCCTCGACGGATCGCTCCAGGTGCTGGTCGGCGAGGAGGTCCTGACCCTGACGAAGGGCGACTTCCTCGCCGTGCCGCCGCACACCCCGCACGCCTTCGCCCCCGCCCTCGACTCCACCGCCGAGGTGCTTGTCGGCTTCACCCCGGGCATGGACCGATTCGACTACTACCGACTGCTCGGCCGGGTGCACGACGGCGAGGCGACCGTCCAGGACATCAAGGACTCCTCGGAGCAGTACGACAACCACTACGCGGAGAGCCGGGTGTGGCGCGAGCGCAACGCCGACGTGTGA